The following are encoded together in the Rhabdothermincola salaria genome:
- a CDS encoding TetR/AcrR family transcriptional regulator encodes MGHIEEPLNVRSRRTRAAALDATWRLLEEEGPRRVTMAAVAERAGITRRALYLHFPTRGELLLALHRHVDEQLDLEGSLAPVLEAPDSETTIAEFSAHLARYHFKISRIDSALLGAADSDPEVAALLEHASRVWHEGCRELVGRLAREDRLAEPWTIETGADLVWSFMFPETLQRLTAQRNWSVEQYRELLTVLLSRTLLNGAGG; translated from the coding sequence ATGGGTCACATCGAGGAACCGCTCAACGTGCGCAGCCGTCGGACACGAGCCGCAGCACTCGATGCGACGTGGCGCCTGCTCGAGGAAGAAGGCCCCCGACGGGTGACCATGGCGGCGGTCGCTGAGCGGGCCGGCATCACCCGCCGCGCCCTGTACCTCCACTTCCCCACGCGGGGCGAGCTGCTCCTGGCCCTCCACCGCCACGTCGACGAGCAGCTGGATCTGGAGGGGTCCCTCGCCCCCGTCCTGGAGGCCCCGGACAGCGAGACGACGATCGCGGAGTTCAGCGCTCACCTGGCGCGGTACCACTTCAAGATCAGTCGTATCGACAGTGCCCTCCTCGGCGCGGCGGACTCAGATCCCGAGGTGGCGGCGCTCCTGGAGCACGCATCCCGGGTCTGGCACGAGGGATGCCGTGAGCTCGTGGGGCGTCTGGCGCGTGAAGACCGGTTGGCAGAGCCCTGGACGATCGAGACGGGGGCCGACCTGGTCTGGTCGTTCATGTTCCCCGAGACGCTCCAGCGCTTGACCGCTCAGCGAAACTGGAGCGTCGAGCAGTACCGCGAACTTCTCACCGTGCTCCTCAGCCGGACACTGCTCAACGGCGCTGGTGGATGA
- a CDS encoding AbrB/MazE/SpoVT family DNA-binding domain-containing protein — protein MTHRVGPKGQVVIPKELRDEMGIEPGDEVSFWRHDDHVALRRAGRPANLRGRFLASELTNELERERRADRDREAVR, from the coding sequence ATGACTCACCGGGTGGGCCCCAAAGGCCAAGTCGTGATTCCCAAGGAGCTGCGTGACGAGATGGGGATCGAACCTGGCGACGAGGTGAGCTTCTGGCGCCACGATGACCACGTCGCCCTCCGCCGCGCGGGTCGTCCGGCGAACCTGCGGGGTCGCTTCCTCGCCTCGGAACTGACCAACGAGTTGGAACGAGAACGTCGTGCCGATCGGGATCGTGAGGCCGTCCGGTGA
- a CDS encoding nitroreductase family protein translates to MDVYEALYTTRAMRRVRPDPIPTEVQEKILDAAIRAPSGGNTQNWRFLLVDDADVKAKLGPIYRQAMSWLWSNFYADRVAAAHADPDLDESKSFLAVQRSAQWLADHFEDVPLYLFAFAQGDPSGSSLYPAVWSAQLAARAEGVGTSLTQALAFHDAETKEILGVPAEEGWHMGCCVSFGYPTGRWGVAARQPAHEVSFRNQWGQPVGFEVPEPLWEG, encoded by the coding sequence GTGGACGTCTACGAGGCCCTGTACACCACCCGGGCCATGCGCCGGGTGCGTCCCGACCCCATCCCGACGGAGGTGCAGGAGAAGATCCTCGACGCCGCCATCCGGGCCCCCAGCGGCGGCAACACCCAGAACTGGCGGTTCCTCCTCGTCGACGACGCCGACGTGAAGGCGAAGCTGGGGCCCATCTACCGCCAGGCCATGAGCTGGCTGTGGTCCAACTTCTACGCCGATCGCGTCGCCGCCGCCCACGCCGACCCCGACCTCGACGAGTCCAAGTCGTTCCTGGCCGTGCAGCGCTCGGCGCAGTGGCTGGCCGACCACTTCGAGGACGTGCCGCTCTACCTGTTCGCCTTCGCCCAGGGCGACCCGAGCGGCAGCTCGCTGTACCCCGCGGTGTGGAGCGCCCAGCTGGCGGCCCGCGCCGAGGGGGTGGGCACGTCGCTCACCCAGGCGTTGGCGTTCCACGATGCCGAGACCAAGGAGATCCTCGGCGTGCCGGCCGAGGAGGGCTGGCACATGGGCTGTTGTGTGTCCTTCGGCTACCCCACCGGGAGGTGGGGCGTGGCCGCCCGCCAACCGGCCCACGAGGTGTCGTTCCGCAACCAGTGGGGCCAACCGGTCGGCTTCGAGGTCCCCGAACCCCTCTGGGAGGGGTGA
- a CDS encoding SulP family inorganic anion transporter, translating into MAASPLRRWLPGLTVAARYRRAWLRSDLLAGLVLTALLIPAGMGYAVAAGLPPETGLYATIVPLLAYAVFGPSRILVLGPDSSLAPLIAAAIVPLAAADADRAVALAGLLAIMMGGLLVLGGVLRLGFVTDLLSKPIRLGYLNGIALVVVVGQIPKLLGFSIDGDSFLGDLRELAQGVADGLVDPTAVGIGVACLVTILGLRLVDRRVPGVLVAVVGAIVAVVAFGWKDDVAVVGALPEGLPTPALSGITWSDVASLAGPALGIALIAFADTGVLSRTFAERRGEHVAGNDEMRGVGLANVAGGLLGGFPVSASSSRTPVADQAGAHTQLTGITGAVLIVAFILVAPGLTGYLPSAALAAVVIVAASALVDVRSVVRLLRVDPAEGLLSVAAFLGVAVIGVLEGIVVAVVLSFVAFVNQAWRPYRAELGRIPEVRGYHDLGRHPEGERLPGIVIVRFDAPLFFANGGMFGDYVRSVVADAGHEVETVILAAEPITDIDATAVDELVDLDDHLAARGITLILAEMKGPVKDHLRRYGLGDRFDPDRFAPTVGSAVDAILGAERDDIGNPSDRDDGS; encoded by the coding sequence GTGGCCGCCTCTCCCCTGCGCCGATGGCTTCCCGGCCTCACCGTCGCGGCGCGGTACCGCAGAGCCTGGCTCCGCTCGGACCTGCTCGCCGGGTTGGTGCTCACCGCACTGCTCATCCCCGCAGGCATGGGATACGCGGTCGCCGCCGGCCTGCCCCCCGAGACCGGGCTGTACGCCACCATCGTCCCGCTGCTGGCCTACGCCGTCTTCGGACCGTCACGGATCCTGGTGCTCGGACCGGACTCGTCGTTGGCTCCCCTCATCGCCGCCGCGATCGTGCCCCTCGCCGCCGCCGACGCCGACCGGGCCGTGGCGCTCGCCGGGCTCCTCGCCATCATGATGGGCGGCCTGTTGGTGCTCGGCGGCGTGCTCCGCCTGGGCTTCGTCACCGATCTGCTCTCGAAACCCATCCGGCTCGGCTACCTCAACGGCATCGCCCTCGTCGTGGTGGTGGGCCAGATCCCGAAGCTGCTGGGGTTCTCGATCGACGGCGACTCCTTCCTCGGGGACCTCCGGGAGCTCGCGCAGGGCGTGGCCGACGGTCTCGTCGACCCCACCGCGGTGGGCATCGGGGTGGCCTGTCTGGTCACCATCCTCGGGCTGCGGCTGGTCGACCGACGCGTGCCCGGCGTCCTCGTGGCCGTCGTGGGCGCGATCGTGGCGGTCGTCGCGTTCGGATGGAAGGACGACGTCGCGGTCGTGGGAGCCCTGCCCGAGGGCCTGCCCACCCCGGCCCTGTCCGGCATCACGTGGAGCGACGTGGCCTCGCTGGCCGGGCCGGCGCTGGGCATCGCCCTGATCGCCTTCGCCGACACCGGGGTGCTGTCGCGCACGTTCGCCGAACGGCGGGGGGAGCACGTCGCCGGCAACGACGAGATGCGGGGGGTGGGCCTCGCCAACGTGGCGGGTGGACTGCTCGGGGGCTTCCCCGTGTCGGCATCTTCGTCGCGGACCCCCGTGGCCGACCAGGCCGGCGCCCACACCCAGCTCACCGGGATCACCGGAGCGGTGCTCATCGTGGCGTTCATCCTGGTCGCCCCCGGCCTCACCGGCTACCTCCCGTCCGCCGCCCTGGCCGCCGTGGTGATCGTGGCCGCCAGCGCGCTGGTCGACGTGCGCTCGGTGGTGCGCCTGCTGCGTGTCGACCCGGCCGAGGGCCTGCTCTCCGTGGCGGCCTTCCTCGGTGTCGCCGTCATCGGCGTCCTCGAAGGCATCGTGGTGGCGGTGGTGCTGTCCTTCGTGGCCTTCGTGAACCAGGCCTGGCGTCCCTACCGGGCCGAGCTCGGGCGCATCCCCGAGGTGCGGGGCTACCACGACCTCGGTCGGCACCCGGAGGGCGAGCGCCTCCCGGGCATCGTGATCGTGCGTTTCGATGCACCGCTCTTCTTCGCCAACGGCGGCATGTTCGGCGACTACGTCCGTTCCGTGGTGGCCGACGCCGGGCACGAGGTCGAGACGGTGATCCTCGCCGCCGAGCCCATCACCGACATCGACGCCACCGCGGTCGACGAGCTGGTCGATCTCGACGACCACCTGGCCGCGAGGGGGATCACGCTGATCCTCGCCGAGATGAAGGGCCCGGTGAAGGACCACCTCCGTCGCTACGGCTTGGGCGATCGCTTCGACCCGGACCGCTTCGCCCCCACGGTCGGCAGCGCCGTCGACGCCATCCTCGGCGCCGAGCGCGACGACATCGGGAACCCGTCCGATCGAGACGACGGGAGCTGA
- a CDS encoding dienelactone hydrolase family protein: MADFIPTRIEIPGPDGTVPALTVEPSGEVRGGVVVIQEAFGLTGHIAQVAADLAEAGYRAVAPALFHRSGSPVFGYDDLAELGPVIGAMTGDGIAADVDAAISELARGGVEPGRTAIIGFCMGGSVAFATAARRPLGAAVTYYGGGIAEGRFGLPSLLEMAPDLETPWLGLYGDLDAHIPVAEVEQLRHAAQGADVPTEVVRYPDADHGFHCRDRSSFHPASSADAWRRTLDLLTRQLG, from the coding sequence ATGGCCGACTTCATCCCCACCCGCATCGAGATCCCCGGACCCGACGGCACCGTGCCGGCGCTGACCGTCGAACCATCGGGAGAGGTTCGCGGAGGTGTGGTGGTGATCCAGGAGGCGTTCGGACTGACCGGGCACATCGCCCAGGTGGCGGCGGACCTGGCCGAGGCCGGCTACCGGGCGGTGGCCCCGGCGCTGTTCCACCGGTCGGGGTCGCCGGTCTTCGGCTACGACGACCTGGCCGAGCTCGGTCCCGTGATCGGCGCGATGACCGGCGACGGCATCGCCGCCGACGTCGACGCCGCCATCAGCGAGCTCGCACGGGGCGGGGTCGAGCCGGGTCGCACCGCGATCATCGGCTTCTGCATGGGCGGCTCCGTCGCCTTCGCCACCGCCGCCCGGCGACCGCTCGGCGCCGCCGTCACCTACTACGGCGGGGGCATCGCCGAAGGTCGCTTCGGCCTGCCCTCCCTGCTCGAGATGGCCCCCGACCTCGAGACCCCGTGGCTCGGGCTCTACGGCGATCTCGATGCGCACATCCCGGTCGCCGAGGTCGAGCAGCTCCGCCACGCGGCGCAGGGCGCGGATGTGCCCACCGAGGTGGTGCGCTACCCCGACGCCGACCACGGCTTCCACTGCCGGGACCGCAGCTCGTTCCACCCGGCGTCGTCCGCCGACGCCTGGCGGCGCACCCTCGATCTCCTGACCCGACAGCTCGGCTGA
- a CDS encoding PIN domain-containing protein, producing MSVVLDSWAVLRLLEDDGPAARTVEELLERDRPVISWINLGEVFYVLRRLHGDDAARSTVRDVRDAVEARLPDERLVLDAARIKSEVAMSYADAFAAAQAVALDAELWTGDPELLVKDCAWRWRDLRTT from the coding sequence GTGAGCGTCGTCCTGGACTCGTGGGCGGTGCTGAGGCTGCTCGAGGACGACGGACCAGCTGCTCGAACGGTCGAGGAGCTCCTGGAACGTGACCGGCCCGTGATCTCGTGGATCAACCTCGGCGAGGTGTTCTACGTGCTTCGTCGGCTCCACGGCGACGATGCCGCTCGAAGCACGGTCCGTGACGTGCGTGACGCAGTGGAGGCGCGCCTACCCGACGAGCGCCTCGTACTCGACGCCGCTCGCATCAAGTCTGAGGTTGCGATGTCCTACGCCGATGCCTTCGCGGCAGCCCAGGCCGTGGCTCTCGACGCCGAGCTCTGGACCGGCGATCCAGAGCTTCTCGTGAAGGACTGCGCATGGCGGTGGCGAGACCTGCGAACGACGTAG
- a CDS encoding SCO6745 family protein yields MTTPEDAARAIARPVGDLGGAFMLDGATYAKGAELGFSGIDFYVLGRGGALGDTSADVVASAFLYWNPGHVATQWEAGRAVMSPADGAAAWADVCHTYGDTNLPDVDGLDRLGVLAGKVVAETSPAGAPLFAGWRTLAVPGADRPRARAQHLLNALRELRGGLHGGAVLAAGLSPIEAVAVNAPGMAPIFGWDPDSLPDGAVAAERWKVAETGTDVAMGRVLSVLDDTERAELVELVTGLHSAWLKSKEG; encoded by the coding sequence GTGACCACACCCGAAGACGCAGCGCGCGCCATCGCCCGGCCCGTCGGCGACCTCGGCGGCGCCTTCATGCTCGACGGCGCCACCTACGCCAAGGGCGCCGAACTGGGCTTCTCCGGCATCGACTTCTACGTCCTCGGTCGGGGTGGCGCGCTCGGCGACACCAGCGCCGACGTGGTCGCCTCCGCCTTCCTGTACTGGAACCCCGGCCACGTGGCCACCCAGTGGGAGGCGGGTCGGGCCGTGATGTCCCCCGCCGACGGAGCGGCCGCCTGGGCCGACGTGTGCCACACCTACGGCGACACCAACCTCCCCGACGTCGACGGCCTCGACCGCCTCGGTGTGCTCGCCGGGAAGGTGGTGGCCGAGACCAGCCCCGCCGGCGCCCCGCTCTTCGCCGGCTGGCGCACCCTGGCCGTGCCGGGTGCCGACCGACCCAGGGCCCGGGCCCAGCACCTGCTCAACGCCCTGCGGGAGCTGCGAGGTGGCCTCCACGGTGGGGCCGTCCTCGCCGCCGGGCTGTCGCCCATCGAGGCGGTGGCAGTCAACGCCCCGGGCATGGCCCCGATCTTCGGGTGGGACCCCGACTCGTTGCCCGACGGCGCCGTCGCCGCCGAACGCTGGAAGGTGGCCGAGACGGGCACCGACGTGGCCATGGGCCGCGTGCTGTCGGTCCTCGACGACACCGAGCGGGCCGAGCTGGTCGAGCTGGTCACCGGCCTGCACAGCGCCTGGCTGAAGAGCAAGGAGGGCTGA
- a CDS encoding LPXTG cell wall anchor domain-containing protein: MAHDHLRPTARMFATLGAALALVLGVLALGVSPAAAGAGSSIPLHNDTAGAESDCPGTVEDYWHFVFTPNDDSAAFDTITLNLDGDTVVFSGAQIIPNGSQQDNVFVAVPDGYALGDLVASGSSATYTGEAPNMFVLSHVCVGTGTTTTTTESTTTTTEATTTTTTTEATTTTSVLGTTTVSTPTTESAPTTAGSPTTGAVQAAEVLGTTQAAAGQLPYTGLSDGWLLTVGAAVLLGGTALVVLARRRLA; the protein is encoded by the coding sequence ATGGCACACGATCACCTTCGGCCAACGGCGCGGATGTTCGCCACGCTCGGTGCGGCTCTCGCGCTCGTCCTCGGCGTGCTCGCGCTCGGCGTCTCGCCGGCCGCGGCTGGAGCGGGCAGCTCGATCCCGTTGCACAATGACACCGCCGGTGCCGAGAGCGACTGCCCGGGCACGGTCGAGGACTACTGGCACTTCGTCTTCACGCCGAACGACGACTCGGCGGCGTTCGACACCATCACCTTGAACCTCGACGGGGACACCGTGGTGTTCTCGGGCGCCCAGATCATCCCGAACGGGTCGCAGCAGGACAACGTCTTCGTGGCTGTCCCCGATGGCTACGCCCTCGGCGACCTCGTCGCGTCGGGCTCGTCGGCCACCTACACGGGTGAGGCGCCGAACATGTTCGTGCTGAGCCACGTGTGCGTCGGCACCGGCACCACGACCACCACGACGGAGTCGACGACCACGACGACCGAGGCGACGACCACCACCACCACGACCGAGGCGACGACCACGACGAGCGTGCTGGGGACCACCACGGTCAGCACCCCCACCACCGAGAGCGCCCCGACCACGGCGGGCTCGCCCACCACGGGTGCGGTCCAGGCCGCCGAGGTGTTGGGCACGACCCAGGCGGCGGCGGGCCAGCTGCCCTACACCGGTCTGTCCGACGGATGGCTCCTCACGGTCGGTGCGGCCGTGCTCCTGGGCGGCACCGCCCTGGTGGTGCTCGCCCGTCGTCGCTTGGCCTGA
- a CDS encoding LPXTG cell wall anchor domain-containing protein, which translates to MIRTPLSVENPITRIVAIVAAMALITFGIFAFTSSTTPTVAGADTHGIPLHNDTAGAESDCPGTVEDYWHFVFTPNNDSAAFDTITLNLDGTVMAFSGAQIIPNGSQQDNVFVAVPDGYALGDLVASGSSATYTGEAPNMFVLSHVCVGTGTTTTTTAPTTTTTAPTTTTTAPTTTTTAPTTTTTAPTTTTTAPTTTTTAPTTTTTEVQPTTTEAPTTTTEDTTTTSSVLGTTIISTPESSAPTTAANQQAAEVLGTTQSVTPTGALPYTGSESGRLLVAGGSVLAGGLLLVMLARRRNA; encoded by the coding sequence ATGATTCGCACCCCCCTCTCTGTGGAGAACCCGATCACCCGCATCGTCGCCATCGTCGCGGCGATGGCCCTCATCACCTTCGGGATCTTCGCCTTCACCTCCTCCACCACCCCCACGGTGGCCGGCGCCGACACTCACGGCATCCCGCTGCACAACGACACCGCCGGTGCCGAGAGCGACTGCCCGGGCACGGTCGAGGACTACTGGCACTTCGTCTTCACGCCGAACAACGACTCGGCGGCGTTCGACACCATCACCTTGAACCTCGATGGCACCGTGATGGCGTTCTCGGGCGCCCAGATCATCCCGAACGGGTCGCAGCAGGACAACGTCTTCGTGGCTGTCCCCGATGGCTACGCCCTCGGCGACCTCGTCGCGTCGGGCTCGTCGGCCACCTACACGGGTGAGGCGCCGAACATGTTCGTGCTGAGCCACGTGTGCGTCGGCACCGGCACCACGACCACCACGACGGCCCCGACGACCACCACGACGGCCCCGACGACCACCACGACGGCCCCGACGACCACCACGACGGCCCCGACGACCACCACGACGGCCCCGACGACCACCACGACGGCCCCGACCACCACCACGACGGCCCCGACGACCACCACGACCGAGGTGCAGCCCACCACGACCGAGGCCCCGACGACGACGACCGAGGACACCACCACCACCAGCAGCGTGCTCGGCACGACCATCATCTCGACCCCGGAATCGTCCGCGCCGACCACCGCCGCCAACCAGCAGGCGGCCGAGGTGCTGGGCACGACCCAGTCGGTCACCCCGACCGGCGCCCTGCCCTACACCGGTTCCGAGAGCGGGCGGCTCCTCGTCGCCGGCGGCTCGGTGCTGGCCGGTGGCCTGCTGCTGGTCATGCTGGCCCGTCGCCGCAACGCCTGA
- a CDS encoding LPXTG cell wall anchor domain-containing protein, with protein sequence MTRTITLHRGGLAARSVAIFAAMALIVFGGVALTTSAGAQVGYPIVVPVEDTSAQTCASLGAILVAEGYLAEVPDWTQVKVDPPRDTTVGPFTVSAMDNAEPPSFDWSSTQPMNIVFVKSGTGASQIYLYDPATGATGGTGLTTANGKQISNIVACYGTFATTTTVEPTTTTVEPTTTTVEPTTTTVEPTTTTVEPTTTSSVLGTTTLPGSTTPVAPTAGAEVLGATQAPAVEALPYTGDETGWLAAGAAAVLLGGTFLVLLARRRLLT encoded by the coding sequence ATGACCCGCACGATCACCCTCCATCGAGGCGGCCTCGCCGCCCGCTCGGTGGCGATCTTCGCCGCCATGGCCCTCATCGTGTTCGGTGGCGTCGCCCTGACGACGTCGGCCGGCGCCCAGGTCGGCTACCCGATCGTCGTTCCCGTCGAGGACACCAGCGCCCAGACGTGCGCCAGCCTCGGGGCCATCCTCGTCGCCGAGGGCTACCTCGCCGAGGTCCCCGACTGGACCCAGGTGAAGGTCGACCCACCTCGCGACACGACGGTCGGCCCGTTCACCGTATCCGCCATGGACAACGCCGAGCCGCCGAGCTTCGACTGGTCGTCCACCCAGCCGATGAACATCGTGTTCGTCAAGAGCGGGACGGGGGCCTCGCAGATCTACCTCTACGACCCCGCCACCGGGGCGACCGGCGGCACTGGCCTGACCACCGCGAACGGCAAGCAGATCAGCAACATCGTCGCCTGCTACGGCACCTTCGCCACCACCACGACGGTGGAGCCGACGACCACGACGGTGGAGCCGACGACCACGACGGTGGAGCCGACCACCACGACGGTGGAGCCGACGACCACGACGGTGGAGCCGACGACCACGAGCAGCGTCCTCGGGACCACCACCCTTCCCGGATCCACCACCCCGGTGGCGCCCACCGCGGGCGCCGAGGTGCTGGGAGCGACCCAGGCCCCGGCCGTCGAGGCCCTGCCCTACACCGGCGACGAGACCGGATGGCTGGCTGCGGGGGCCGCCGCCGTCCTGCTGGGCGGCACCTTCCTGGTGCTGTTGGCCCGGCGCCGGCTGCTCACCTGA
- a CDS encoding lysylphosphatidylglycerol synthase domain-containing protein produces the protein MSTAAPPSVAASGRHRSGRTFAGVFNVVPVGEVRRRPSDLTRLLGWSFLLFLVSLSADDRLPLGGWVSDLIDVIPDVARPLLSNLYRWGTVGVVLVAVGTAIGRRRWRFAAALAMVVGATLAMGLWLADGLDPGDRQPIGDAPYPAVRLALAVGVVVVAEPHVTRPLRRLLLAVVWVASVGALASGDAKVVDVIGGVALAAGLAAVVNLILGSPAGSPNVDQVRNALESRGVRVRELLAVPREVWGQTRFTATAVDGSPLTVSVIGRDETDARLFSKIWRTIWYRDPGARVSPTRAGQVEHQGFVLLLAASRGVPVPALVTAGTGGARDDAVLVLTRPEGRSLGESPDVDDTVLDRSWAALGALHRAGIAHGHLDGSAVMVADDGDVTLVGVDRGSADAPTARQDLDDVGLLVATSGVAGVDRALASARRALGDEHLAAILPTVTPAALAGPDRETRAETKSRCADLRRRGAELLGIDVPEPEELRRVSPTDIVLAVGTVIGAYMLIGQLADLGDVWSTFTTASIGWVVAVAIIAQMPALGTGLALVGSVSQQELPLRQTTMLQLANKFTGLVGGTMANLALFTRYLQKRGMGVAVAVSSAALTSISQFLTQTTLFIVALVFSATAFSSDVGGDDAGGSGGGIDLGTVLYAIIGIGVVLGILVSVPRLRRYVVQKLAPQWQAAKENIRGVIAEPRRAVLLFGGNLAAQLLFALALWAALGAYGYHLPLLQLVVINTIASLLGGIAPVPGGMGVIEAGLIAGLTSAGIPDDAAVAATFTYRAFTAYLPPIWGWASLAWLRRRDLV, from the coding sequence GTGAGCACCGCCGCCCCACCCTCCGTCGCGGCGTCGGGCCGGCACCGGTCGGGTCGGACGTTCGCCGGGGTGTTCAACGTGGTCCCCGTCGGTGAGGTGCGCCGCCGCCCCAGCGACCTCACCCGGCTGCTCGGCTGGTCGTTCCTGCTCTTCCTCGTGTCGCTGTCGGCCGACGACCGCCTGCCCCTCGGTGGCTGGGTGTCCGACCTGATCGATGTCATCCCCGACGTCGCCCGCCCGCTGCTGTCCAACTTGTACCGGTGGGGCACGGTGGGGGTCGTCCTGGTGGCCGTGGGCACGGCCATCGGTCGTCGGCGGTGGCGCTTCGCCGCCGCGCTCGCGATGGTGGTCGGCGCCACGCTCGCGATGGGCCTCTGGCTCGCCGATGGGCTCGATCCCGGCGACCGTCAGCCCATCGGCGACGCCCCCTATCCGGCGGTGCGCCTGGCGCTCGCCGTGGGCGTGGTCGTCGTCGCCGAACCCCACGTGACCCGGCCCCTGCGGCGGCTCCTGCTCGCCGTCGTGTGGGTGGCGTCGGTCGGTGCCCTGGCCAGTGGCGACGCCAAGGTCGTCGACGTCATCGGCGGTGTCGCCCTGGCCGCCGGCCTGGCCGCCGTGGTCAACTTGATCCTGGGCTCGCCCGCCGGGTCTCCCAACGTCGACCAGGTCCGCAACGCCCTCGAGTCGCGAGGGGTCAGGGTCCGTGAGCTCCTGGCCGTGCCCCGGGAGGTCTGGGGGCAGACCCGGTTCACGGCCACCGCCGTCGACGGGAGCCCGTTGACGGTCTCGGTGATCGGTCGCGACGAGACCGATGCCCGGCTCTTCTCCAAGATCTGGCGCACGATCTGGTACCGCGATCCCGGGGCCCGGGTCTCACCCACGCGGGCCGGGCAGGTGGAGCACCAGGGTTTCGTGCTGCTCCTGGCCGCCAGCCGGGGTGTGCCGGTGCCCGCCCTCGTCACGGCCGGCACGGGCGGGGCGCGCGACGACGCCGTCCTCGTGCTCACCCGACCCGAAGGACGGTCGCTCGGCGAGTCGCCCGACGTCGACGACACCGTGCTCGACCGGTCCTGGGCCGCCCTGGGTGCCCTCCACCGCGCCGGCATCGCCCACGGTCACCTCGACGGCTCGGCGGTGATGGTCGCCGACGACGGGGACGTCACGCTCGTCGGGGTCGACCGCGGCTCGGCCGATGCTCCCACGGCACGCCAGGACCTCGACGACGTCGGCCTGCTGGTCGCGACCAGCGGCGTCGCGGGTGTCGACCGGGCCCTCGCCTCGGCCCGTCGGGCCCTGGGCGACGAGCACCTGGCTGCGATCCTGCCCACCGTCACGCCCGCCGCCCTCGCCGGACCCGACCGGGAGACGCGGGCCGAGACCAAGTCCCGCTGCGCCGACCTGCGTCGCCGGGGCGCCGAGCTGCTCGGCATCGACGTGCCCGAGCCCGAGGAGCTGCGCCGGGTCAGCCCCACCGACATCGTCCTCGCGGTGGGCACGGTCATCGGCGCCTACATGCTCATCGGTCAGCTCGCCGACCTGGGCGACGTGTGGTCCACCTTCACCACCGCCTCCATCGGGTGGGTGGTGGCCGTGGCGATCATCGCCCAGATGCCCGCGCTGGGCACCGGGCTGGCCCTCGTCGGGTCGGTGTCCCAGCAGGAGCTCCCCCTGCGCCAGACCACGATGCTGCAGCTGGCCAACAAGTTCACCGGGCTCGTCGGCGGCACCATGGCCAACCTGGCGCTGTTCACCCGCTACCTGCAGAAGCGGGGCATGGGGGTGGCGGTGGCCGTGTCGTCGGCCGCCCTCACGTCCATCTCCCAGTTCCTCACCCAGACCACCCTCTTCATCGTGGCGCTCGTGTTCAGCGCGACGGCGTTCAGCAGCGACGTGGGCGGCGACGACGCGGGGGGCTCCGGCGGGGGCATCGACCTGGGCACGGTGCTCTACGCCATCATCGGCATCGGCGTGGTGCTCGGCATCCTCGTCTCGGTGCCGCGCCTGCGACGCTACGTCGTGCAGAAGCTGGCCCCGCAGTGGCAGGCGGCCAAGGAGAACATCCGCGGGGTGATCGCCGAGCCGCGCCGGGCGGTGCTGCTCTTCGGCGGCAACCTGGCCGCCCAGCTGCTCTTCGCCCTCGCCCTGTGGGCCGCACTCGGCGCCTACGGCTACCACCTGCCGTTGTTGCAGCTGGTGGTCATCAACACCATCGCGTCGCTGCTCGGCGGCATCGCCCCCGTCCCTGGCGGCATGGGCGTCATCGAGGCCGGTCTGATCGCCGGGCTCACCTCCGCCGGGATTCCCGACGATGCCGCCGTGGCCGCCACCTTCACCTATCGGGCCTTCACGGCCTACCTGCCCCCGATCTGGGGCTGGGCCTCCTTGGCCTGGTTGCGTCGCCGCGACCTGGTCTGA